Genomic window (Aethina tumida isolate Nest 87 chromosome 4, icAetTumi1.1, whole genome shotgun sequence):
CGTCGTAAAATAGTTTCCACATTTTGTCTTTCAGCTCTCTGGTTGAGACGCAATTTTTTGGAACTTCTTGAATCGTCCCCATTAATCCGTCCATGCTGGCTAGTAGATACTTCTTTCCCAGATGTCCTTCGGTCTTGCTGAAAAGCGGTTcgttcaattcaaaattgaaatctTCTAGCAAGCTAAAATTACGATTTAGCTCCTTCGATTTTATTTCTTCGTACGCCAATGATCCGGAGTGAAATTTCGCCAATGTTTTTAATACTACTCTTATGTGATCCAAATCCAGTAAGTTTAAGTTTGGCTTTTTGGCAATGGTGTATCCTTTAATGGACAAATCTTCTAATACAATCAAATCATCCTTCCTTCCCAGGTAAAACTTTGGAGCAAAATCGTTTTCGTATTTAGGAATGGTCGCACAAAATTTCCTTAGGGCCACCTCAAACATGCTGATTTCTCTTCCAAAGGAGTTCACATCTTTAGCAAAACTTGCCTTCAAAATATTCGTTGGAAAACGTCTAGCAAAGTATCGATGCTTTGTAATTTCATCTTCACCATTTCGTTGTAATTTAACTTGGATCGACAAATGTTCAGATAGGAATCCATGGCAATTAACATGTGGCAATATCTTGTAACTCACTATTTTTATATCGTCATTATTCACACTTTGTTTCACGATACTCTCGCATTCTTGAGAAGAAATTATCTTCAACATGTCGCTTACTGTTATGAATGCACTCTATCCAAATTACgcgaattatttatataggtCGGGTCATTATatcacaaacatttttattatcgcCTTTTTAGttgttgttgaatattttacactaGATTACTAAGAATGTTCAATTGtaagtaaacaatttattcacattaatgaaaatattttcccaATTCCAATTTGATTAGTTCATGAAatagtaaacaattttatgtacatagttataaatttaaatattgttcccAAATTTGCAGGAAAATTGGATATcagttaattatgttaattaatatacgtgataatttaaaaaatatataattaatagacaTTATTTGCATATATTATCAGAGCTTACAATTAACttcttttaacattatttactaCAGCagtaaaatgtataaagttTCTGTTATGTTAaggcatttaaataattaaatatgtcagctaatagtttatttaatagtgctaaacataaatatattttaatttttttaaaataactagaaTTAACTACGAAATGAAATCACTTTGGCAATAATCATACAAATCCAGTATAGTAtcctttaaaatatctttatacaATGTggatattttacacatttgaTGAATAAGATCAGTTCTATcttcaaaataagttttttgaatTGCCTCTTCAATGCTAAAGAATTTATCCAACTCATCACTAGGACAAGCAATAAATTCttgcataataatattttgaatcaaaacttgGGGTGTTATATACTCAATCATTTCCATGAATGTTTTATAAGGGTAGATTTCTTCAATGTAACCACCGCATTTTCCTACGGCTTTGCATAACTCCTTATAGTAAATTTCTATCAAGTAGTTCAAAGATTTTTCTCTTAGTTCCCTTCTAGttgtaaagtaaataaaactaagGACATCGTGTCCTGGTACGCAGTATCTAGTGAATTGGAAGTCAATAATTTTTGCATCAACTGGTTCATTGTTCTTGAATTTGTACATCATGTTTGTTGACCATAAATCTCCATGACACAATACGTTTCTAAAATGCTTTGAAGGCTTACTATTACTATAAAAGCTGTCTCGGACAATGTcagcttttaatttaaaattttcgataGTCAATTTATCATTAGCAATGTCTGGGAAAAGATCGATTGCTGTCTCTACCGAATTGGCACCTACTTTCCAAAAACGCTCACTGATATTGCTTGGCATTTTGTTGAACGCGACATCTTTAACGTAATCGTGGAACAAATCGATTAAACGATAGGGACTGTCAAGTTGATCCGACATCCTGTCTTCTATCAACAAAGAAGTAGCGTGAAACTTTGCAAGTTGCTTCAAACCAACTGCTAACATGTCTATAGTAAGTGGTTCAGCTACTCCAAGTGTTTTGTACTCTTGCAGGCTCATATCatctaaaatttcaatgtCATTAAGCCTCGTGTAGTAACAGCCAATGATACAATCTTTTATCAAGTCGATATCCATGTTGTTAGCCATTTGAGAAAATTTCTCGTACACAAAAACTTCCTTAGAAAATAATCCAGTAGCGGTTGCTATATCATTCGCAGATTGCTTGGCGGGCATTGTCTTCACAAAGAATTGAAACTTCCTCTTCTTTAAGtgataatgaatataaatatttagtctaAAGTATTCACCCATAAAGCCTAGAGCACCGGAGTAAGGAACAACTTCGAATGAATCCAGGACGTAATATGAGGATCCAAGTTTCCTATTCATCACTTTGTAGCAATCTTCGCGGGTTACTCTGGGTATAGATACAATTTCCCGAAGTTCCACAAGTGCCTcactcattaaaaatttgtagttcTCGTCTTCCctaaatatatctttaataaaaagtgacCTATCAccataagtaaaaattttaaattgttcctTGTTCtgcattaatgtttttatgtaGTCACCATTTGTGGACAACATCGACATTTGATAAGCActaaaaagtttaatgtagggtaaataataatgaactgACACTTTGAATTCATCAAACGATAAAATTGACTTAATATCGAGTCCGTGTCTGTTGAGCTCTTCTTTGAGGCAGTTGTGATAAAACCTCAGGAGATTGTGGAAATGATGTTGCCTCATTTCTTTGTTGGtcgtcaaaaatattaatgttaagaCGTCATGAGCAGGCGGACAGTATCTTTGCAGTTGGAAATCCACCAACTTGCAATCGATGGGCACATCATGCTCgtatttgtacataaaatttttcggCCAGAGATCACCGTGGCAAAGCacgtttctaaattttgtttgtggTTCCATAATTTCAAACATGTGTGCGTGAAGCTCTTCCAGTTTTTGTTTGAATGCCTCGTTAGTCATGCAGTTCTTTGGGAGCTCGTCAATTAAAGCCAGCAGACCTTTCAAACTTGCATTCAAATATTGCGTACCTAGTAGTTCCTTGTTGTTCACAAATAAAGGTTCGTCCATTTTAACATCGATGCAATCCACTATTGTTTGTTTGGAGCCACATTCgttagttttaatttcttcaaataataTGGAACCTGCGTGGAACTTGGCTAGCACTTTAATCACTAGTCTAAGATGCTCCAAATCAAGGAGATTCAAATTTGGTTTTTTAGCAACGGTATATCCTTTGACAGATAAGTCTTCAAACACCACCATATCGTATGTACCAAAACAGAATTTTCCAATAAACGTATCTTCAAAGCCAGGTATTGTCCTCTTGAACTCCTTTAGAACTTCTTCGTATAGTGCGATTTCTCTTCCAAAAGCATTAACACTTTTAGCAAACTCCGTTGCCAGAACTTGTTCGTAGGGGAATCTTTTCGCAAAGAATTTCAACTTGTGAACTTCTTCATCTTCCGGATActggatttttatttgaagCGACAAGTGCTCACCAAGAAATCCATTGACGTCTTTCCCATGTGGATgtaatttgaaactttttactgagaaattatcaatttgtaGATAATTGCTGACAATTGTTTTGCAGTCGTCGATAGACACTATATGAGACATTATTAGTCAACTGTGAGATGCAGAACAATAATGTATACCAACAATCTTAAAGCTATTTATAGCACAGTCAATTGAAGTAATTGCCTTTGATTTGTGgccgtaaataaatatttaagaatattagaCCACATGTCGTCACCGTCAAATTGTATACCTAATGCACATTTAATAAAGGATTTAGTATTTGTTATTCCCATGATAGATTTAAATCAGtctgtgtttaatttataagtgtGGTGCACATTATCTTTTTGTTTAACAATAGTgtgccaattaaaattatgtaaataaagacgGGTGGCAAATAATAGTTACTTGTGGCACAGCTTAACTTCTgagtctaaaaaaatattctgacgTCACTGCAAATTGTAAATCTGATAATATACAGTTTTGAATGAGCATGGACAGCCACTTTATTTACATGGAGCTTAAAGTTAATGGAAAACTTTGTTTGTTATGGGGACAGAAGCTACTCGGTCTTTCGCAGATACTCAgcgacattatttattatttataaagattattttacaaagaataataatatatattcaaataatgttaatctGTCATTGTCTTCGTAGATTAACAACTGTAAATCAGAAGTCTTTTAACGttctgataaatattaaagagtaGTATTAATCTCTGTGCTTTGTGTAGTTGTGGAGttgtaataaagaaaaatggaAGTCATAAGTAATCAAGAATGTCAagaaattgtgaaaaattatattggtcatagcaattttaaaatattggattaTAAACTTCGACCATTTGGTGAAAATGTTGACGGTTTTTTGGGTgaacatatttcaatactGGTGAAATTATTGgacttaaacaataaaatagaaaaggaCATTAAATTCTTCGCGAAACGCTTTCCTTTCGGACAGGAACTGATGGCTCAATATTGTATGGATGTAAATGCGTTCATCAGGGAAATGGATTTTTATGAGAGAgtgttaaaacaaattagtGAAGACATACCAAATTGTGATCTGAGTTTTACTGGCAAATATTGTTTTGGGAGAAAAAATGACATTGTGGTGTTTGAAGATATAACCACCAAAGGTTATACAATGGTTGAGCAAGCTAATTCTGGCATTTTTGATGACCAGCATATTAAACTGGCATTAAAAGCTTTAGCAAAGTTTCATACTACTTCTTTTGCCTATGAAGAAACTAACCAGAATAAGAAAGTTACAGACCTATTTAgcgttgaaatatttgaaccaATTTTTAGCACTCCTGATAGCTTAGGTTTTAAGTACCTTGTCGCTAGTTTTAAAGGTCTGAGTACCTTAATTGATGAGAGGCCACAAGATGAAGCTATAagagaagaatttaaagaaaaactgattaaattacgCAACGACATttcatttaaacttaataatccCAATAAATCAAGGAATATTTTGTGTCACGGAGATCTGTGGGCTAACAATTTCatgtttaaatacaataatggtGTTCCAGTTGACTGTAAACTAGTAGACTTTCAATTGCTTAAGTATTGCTCTCCAGCATTTGACGTTCTTTTCCTGATTTTTATGACTACTGACAGAAAAGTGAGACAATATCATTTTCacgactttatttattattattataattgccTTCAAGAACAATTAAGTCAGTTGAACTTGGATATCAACACGATTTGgtctaaaaaacaatttaaagaagCAATTGATGAATATTTGCCCGTTATAAAACTAAACTGTGCAAATCAAGTATCTATGATTGGTGGAAATTCTGAATATATGAAGAAACTAACAGCagaaaaagaagaatttaaaaagtttgtttttgaAGACAGATCACCgtatataaaagaattatacAGGGATGACGAAAACTACCGAATGTTATTAGATGAAGCTCTACTAGAACTGAAAGAGGTCCTTTTTACGCCAGAAGTTTCTGTGGAAGACTGTTTCgaacttattaataattatttgggctcagaaaattatgaattaattgatttgaacgtggacattaatttaataaaagtaacaatTATACATAACCAAGAagagaaaaaattaacatttcctTTAAAgaagcaattataattatatagttttaatattttcttgtaaCACAAAATGAgatgaaataaacaaattattttatagtatttattatttattattttaaatttgttaataccaattaattatttaaaataaaataaaaagaatgtagaataatttaagtattcagaaaatttaaaagaaaattaatttagacaaCAAAACAAAGTTTATAAAGTGTGTATATATGTTGTTTACTGAAAAATCACTTTTTGTAAatgtagattttaaataaatataatttggtagaattaattaaaagggtTACTACTTaccttcaaaatttaaataattattttctttggcTCATATATaactgttgaaaaatatagtaaaatattactttgttgtttgcataaataaaaaggaCATTAATACTtcatagtttattaatataataaaattatttacaaattataatacagtAGCAAAATTCTCTTCCAAACACATTTCATATAAGTCTTCAACAAGTTCCCCAAATTTGGTTCTAAATGCAActgatttattcataatttcacgTATAAAATCAGTTCGGTCTATTGAAAGggcaatttttcttttttctggATCACCCATCAAAATTTCGTATTCTGAAGCATCCAAATATGTTAACTGGGCATAAACAGATGATTGAGTAACTGCTTGGGATTTCATGTAATGCACACTTTCAATATATTCTTCATATGGACAAACTTCGTCCATGTTAAATCCGAAATTTTGTATGTGTTTTGACAGttcttcataataaatatcaatcaaCTGCTTAAAATGTTTACGCCTTGTTTTCCTGTCGGTGTTGATGTGAATGTTGACCAGAAGATCATGAGCTGCGGGACAATATCTGATCAATTGAAAATCTACTAGTTTACAATCCACAAGATTGTCCCCATCTTTCTTGAAGAGAACGTTTGCACCCCACATATCTCCATGATTCAGTACGTTCCTGAATTTCTTAGATTTCCTCACTTTATGGAAAGCCACTTGAAATGCAATTTTGACTCTTTTCTTGAATTCTTCTAAACTGATTTCCTTACACACATCAGGAAATTGGTCTAATATATATTCGTTAACAGCCTTGACGCCTGTGGCCCACCATTTCTTGGACATTGAATCTCCTTCTGACAAGAATAGACCCTCACCAAAATATTCTTCGTACTCTTGATCCAGGCGATATTTTTTTCCAGTTTCCCTTGAGACCATTTCTTCATATAAGATAGTACTGGCATGGAATTTTGCAGATTTTTTCACAAGCATGGACAGAGCTTCAAAGGAGTAAGGATCTTTATTAGGTAAGCTCCTATAGCCCAGACTAGACAAGTCATCAAATACCACCACATCGTTGTATCTCTGGAGGAAACAAATTGGGAAACaatcttttaatatatcaatgCCCATGTTCAGTATATTTTGgcctaaatttttgtaaaaaaatatttctttcttgAAAACGTTGGCTTGCAATGCAAATTCTGCGGCCTCATCTTTGACGGGCATAAATTTTgcgaaatactgaaatactttTTCTTCCTTGTTGTGAATTATTGAAATGATTAACTTACAGTATTCTCCTAGATATCCTGAAGTTCCGTCCCAAggtaacaatttgaaattaataaattcatattctgATGTTCCTAATTGCTGTTTAAGAATCGCATAACAATCTTCTCTGGTTATTTtactttgaaagaaaatttccTTCAATTCGTTTACAGATTGCTGGTTTGgatttgttgttaattgtgACTTATTATCAAAACGCATGCAATAAATCGggttatttaatttcacaaaaGGTAAATATTCATGCAGGACACATTCAAAAtcgtcaaaattaaagttatgtGCTATATTTCTGGACTTTAAATCGTCTACAAATGTgtcaaagtaatatttaaccaaatcatgataaaaatgttgacgGACACTTTGATcagttatttgaaatatgtaatGCAGCAGAGTAAGTTCCATAGGCTTATACTTATAACTGcagtaattaatgattttgcaCGATATGGGTTTGTCGTCtttgtaagaaaaaattaaatgacttACACGAAGGCCTGGGACTGCAGTTACCACGTTGTTGGAACTTAACATTTTCTCCGACGTTTTCTGCATTATTTCCTTGATATTCTGTTCATATTTTCCCAAATCAGTGGTGTTGAAGTCCTCCGTATTCACATTCAGA
Coding sequences:
- the LOC109600568 gene encoding uncharacterized protein LOC109600568; amino-acid sequence: MSHIVSIDDCKTIVSNYLQIDNFSVKSFKLHPHGKDVNGFLGEHLSLQIKIQYPEDEEVHKLKFFAKRFPYEQVLATEFAKSVNAFGREIALYEEVLKEFKRTIPGFEDTFIGKFCFGTYDMVVFEDLSVKGYTVAKKPNLNLLDLEHLRLVIKVLAKFHAGSILFEEIKTNECGSKQTIVDCIDVKMDEPLFVNNKELLGTQYLNASLKGLLALIDELPKNCMTNEAFKQKLEELHAHMFEIMEPQTKFRNVLCHGDLWPKNFMYKYEHDVPIDCKLVDFQLQRYCPPAHDVLTLIFLTTNKEMRQHHFHNLLRFYHNCLKEELNRHGLDIKSILSFDEFKVSVHYYLPYIKLFSAYQMSMLSTNGDYIKTLMQNKEQFKIFTYGDRSLFIKDIFREDENYKFLMSEALVELREIVSIPRVTREDCYKVMNRKLGSSYYVLDSFEVVPYSGALGFMGEYFRLNIYIHYHLKKRKFQFFVKTMPAKQSANDIATATGLFSKEVFVYEKFSQMANNMDIDLIKDCIIGCYYTRLNDIEILDDMSLQEYKTLGVAEPLTIDMLAVGLKQLAKFHATSLLIEDRMSDQLDSPYRLIDLFHDYVKDVAFNKMPSNISERFWKVGANSVETAIDLFPDIANDKLTIENFKLKADIVRDSFYSNSKPSKHFRNVLCHGDLWSTNMMYKFKNNEPVDAKIIDFQFTRYCVPGHDVLSFIYFTTRRELREKSLNYLIEIYYKELCKAVGKCGGYIEEIYPYKTFMEMIEYITPQVLIQNIIMQEFIACPSDELDKFFSIEEAIQKTYFEDRTDLIHQMCKISTLYKDILKDTILDLYDYCQSDFIS
- the LOC126265381 gene encoding uncharacterized protein LOC126265381, encoding MEVISNQECQEIVKNYIGHSNFKILDYKLRPFGENVDGFLGEHISILVKLLDLNNKIEKDIKFFAKRFPFGQELMAQYCMDVNAFIREMDFYERVLKQISEDIPNCDLSFTGKYCFGRKNDIVVFEDITTKGYTMVEQANSGIFDDQHIKLALKALAKFHTTSFAYEETNQNKKVTDLFSVEIFEPIFSTPDSLGFKYLVASFKGLSTLIDERPQDEAIREEFKEKLIKLRNDISFKLNNPNKSRNILCHGDLWANNFMFKYNNGVPVDCKLVDFQLLKYCSPAFDVLFLIFMTTDRKVRQYHFHDFIYYYYNCLQEQLSQLNLDINTIWSKKQFKEAIDEYLPVIKLNCANQVSMIGGNSEYMKKLTAEKEEFKKFVFEDRSPYIKELYRDDENYRMLLDEALLELKEVLFTPEVSVEDCFELINNYLGSENYELIDLNVDINLIKVTIIHNQEEKKLTFPLKKQL
- the LOC109600573 gene encoding uncharacterized protein LOC109600573, with the protein product MFNSYTKLDSVILPYLIIIGNDASFYYVYESTHLENYELNKKSANNMDWDHLSLVMRNISEINASTYRTVSSSKEMDDQFLNVNTEDFNTTDLGKYEQNIKEIMQKTSEKMLSSNNVVTAVPGLRVSHLIFSYKDDKPISCKIINYCSYKYKPMELTLLHYIFQITDQSVRQHFYHDLVKYYFDTFVDDLKSRNIAHNFNFDDFECVLHEYLPFVKLNNPIYCMRFDNKSQLTTNPNQQSVNELKEIFFQSKITREDCYAILKQQLGTSEYEFINFKLLPWDGTSGYLGEYCKLIISIIHNKEEKVFQYFAKFMPVKDEAAEFALQANVFKKEIFFYKNLGQNILNMGIDILKDCFPICFLQRYNDVVVFDDLSSLGYRSLPNKDPYSFEALSMLVKKSAKFHASTILYEEMVSRETGKKYRLDQEYEEYFGEGLFLSEGDSMSKKWWATGVKAVNEYILDQFPDVCKEISLEEFKKRVKIAFQVAFHKVRKSKKFRNVLNHGDMWGANVLFKKDGDNLVDCKLVDFQLIRYCPAAHDLLVNIHINTDRKTRRKHFKQLIDIYYEELSKHIQNFGFNMDEVCPYEEYIESVHYMKSQAVTQSSVYAQLTYLDASEYEILMGDPEKRKIALSIDRTDFIREIMNKSVAFRTKFGELVEDLYEMCLEENFATVL